In one Myotis daubentonii chromosome 1, mMyoDau2.1, whole genome shotgun sequence genomic region, the following are encoded:
- the LOC132238068 gene encoding E3 ubiquitin-protein ligase RNF4-like: MNASTCYGSVVNSRQAQEFCTARGGGPVPEVVLESELIELGESEEVVDLTSDSLEPAVIDLTHHDSVVITEERRRPRRNKRSLQGQTGICVLSSEKKRVMRDRDVYALEKETFRCALPGYVQCRICMDGYLEIELSRRHIYSTACGHIFCSQCLCTFLRNTKNCPVCLKKIDRHQYHRIYI, encoded by the coding sequence ATGAATGCAAGTACATGCTATGGTAGTGTGGTGAATTCTAGACAAGCTCAAGAATTTTGTACAGCTCGGGGAGGAGGCCCAGTTCCTGAGGTGGTCTTGGAATCGGAACTGATAGAACTCGGAGAAAGTGAGGAAGTGGTTGACCTCACCTCTGACTCTCTCGAACCTGCAGTGATTGACCTAACTCACCATGACTCTGTTGTGATTACTGAGGAAAGGAGGAGGCCAAGGAGAAACAAAAGGTCACTCCAAGGACAAACTGGCATCTGTGTGCTGAGCAGTGAAAAGAAGCGGGTGATGAGAGACAGAGATGTATATGCCCTGGAAAAAGAAACTTTTAGGTGCGCACTACCTGGTTATGTCCAGTGCCGGATTTGTATGGACGGGTACTTGGAGATTGAATTGAGTAGACGGCATATCTATTCCACAGCATGTGGCCACATCTTCTGCAGTCAGTGCCTCTGCACTTTCCTTAGAAATACTAAAAATTGCCCAGtttgtttgaaaaaaattgaCCGCCATCAGTACCACCGAATTTATATATAA
- the B2M gene encoding beta-2-microglobulin isoform X2 gives MALPVAVVLLGLLCLSGLDAEHRKPKVQVYSRHPPENGKPNFLNCYVSGFHPPEIEIDLMKNDEKLPVEKSDLSFSKDWSFYLLVHANFTPSAGVEYSCIVNHVSLSEPMKVKWDKDK, from the exons ATGGCTTTACCCGTGGCCGTGGTCCTGCTCGGGCTGCTCTGTCTGTCTGGCCTGGACGCCGAACATC GGAAACCGAAGGTGCAGGTTTACTCGCGGCATCCACCAGAGAATGGAAAGCCAAATTTCCTGAACTGCTATGTATCTGGGTTCCATCCACCTGAGATTGAAATTGATTTGATGAAGAATGATGAAAAGTTGCCAGTGGAGAAATCAGACCTGTCTTTCAGCAAGGACTGGTCTTTCTACCTTCTGGTGCATGCCAACTTCACTCCCAGCGCAGGGGTTGAGTACAGCTGCATCGtgaaccatgtttctctttctgagcctATGAAAGTTAAATGGG ATAAGGACAAGTAA
- the B2M gene encoding beta-2-microglobulin isoform X1, translated as MALPVAVVLLGLLCLSGLDAEHRKPKVQVYSRHPPENGKPNFLNCYVSGFHPPEIEIDLMKNDEKLPVEKSDLSFSKDWSFYLLVHANFTPSAGVEYSCIVNHVSLSEPMKVKWGKFSSSFLCC; from the exons ATGGCTTTACCCGTGGCCGTGGTCCTGCTCGGGCTGCTCTGTCTGTCTGGCCTGGACGCCGAACATC GGAAACCGAAGGTGCAGGTTTACTCGCGGCATCCACCAGAGAATGGAAAGCCAAATTTCCTGAACTGCTATGTATCTGGGTTCCATCCACCTGAGATTGAAATTGATTTGATGAAGAATGATGAAAAGTTGCCAGTGGAGAAATCAGACCTGTCTTTCAGCAAGGACTGGTCTTTCTACCTTCTGGTGCATGCCAACTTCACTCCCAGCGCAGGGGTTGAGTACAGCTGCATCGtgaaccatgtttctctttctgagcctATGAAAGTTAAATGGGGTAAGTTTTCAAGTTCTTTCCTTTGCTGTTGA